In Nocardioides nitrophenolicus, the genomic window GCACCCCCGCCGCCCTCGTCACCGCCACCGTCGCGACCGTCGCCTCCCTCGCGCTCCTCCCGGCGCCCGCGCACGCCGCGGTCACCCTCGACTGCACCGGCGGTCCGGTCACCATCGACGACAGCACCGAGGACTACACCCTCACCGGCGCCTGCTCGGCCGTGATCCTCAACGGCAGCAACCTGACCGTCTCGCTCACCAGCGCGACCACCGTGATGGTCGTCGGCGCCAATGTCGACGTGATCGCCAGCGGCGCTCTCGGCCCGGTGGTCGTCACCGGCTCCAACAGCTCGGTGCGCGCCACCGCCGCGCCGAGCGCGCGGGTGGAGGCCAGCAACGTCGACCTCCGGATCCCGGCCCTCGACAAGGCCGTGCTGGTCGGGTCCAACAACCTGGTGGTCGGCGACCAGGGCGCCAAGGTGAAGGTCAAGGGCGCCAACAACGCGGTCAAGTACCGCAAGCTGCGCAAGGTCGTGGTCCGTGGCGCCAACAACACCGTCAAGGTGCGCGCCGGCAAGACCAAGGTGCGGGTCAAGGGCGCCAACAACGTGGTGCGGGTGCACCGGCGGGGCTGAGCGGGGTTCCGCGGGCGGTGCAGGAATAACCGGTTGACCGGTTGTTCCTGCACTTGTCGGGTGTTTCTGTCACTTGTCGGGCGTTGCAACGCCCGACAAGTGACAGTTTCGCCGGTCGACCGGCGATTCCTGCGCCCACGACCCGGTTCCCCGCCAGCTCCGGTACGACGTGAGACCCGCTAGCCCTTCCGGTACGGCACCCCGTCGGCGGCGGGCGCCCGGGAGGCGCCGACCAGGCCGGCGACGGCGACGATGGTGACGACGTACGGCAGCATCAGCATGAACTGGCTCGGCACCGGCGAGCCGATCACCGACAGCGCGAGCTGGAGGTTCGAGGCGAAGCCGAACAGCAGCGCGGCGAGGGTGGCGCGGACCGGGTCCCAGCGACCGAAGATGACGGCGGCCAGGGCGATGTAGCCCGCGCCGTCGGTCATCTCCTCGCCGAACTGCGGCACCGAGACCAGCGTGTACGTCGCGCCGCCGGCGCCGGCGATCAGGCCGGCGATGAGCAGCGTGGTGTAGCGGGTCCGGTTGACCTTGATGCCGACGGTGTCGGCGGCCTTGGGGTGCTCGCCGACGGCGCGGACCCGCAGGCCCCACTTGGTGCGGTACAGCGCCCACGCGACGACGGCGACGGCGGCGTACATCAGGTACACCAGGATGGTCTGGCGGAAGAGCACCGGGCCGATGACCGGGATCTGGCCGAGCACGGGGATCGGCAGCCGCGAGAAGTGGTCGGGGGCGTTGAGCTTGTCGGGGTTCTCGGTGAGCACCTGGCTGAACAGGAAGCTGGTCAGCCCGATCACCAGCACGTTGAGCACGACGCCGACGATCACCTGGTCGACGAAGTAGGTGATCGCGAAGAAGCCGAGGACCAGCGCGACCAGGCCACCGGCCAGCATCGCGGCGACCAGGCCACCCCAGGGGGAGCCGACGAGGGTGCCGACCATGGCGGCGGCGAAGGCGCCGAAGAGCAGCTGGCCGTCGATGGCGATGTTGACCACGCCGGCGCGCTCGCCGAGCACGCCGCCGAGGGCGCCGAACACGAGCGGGACGGCGAGCGTGATCGAGCCGCCGAGCAGGCCGATCACGGTCAGGCTCTCGCCGGCCGCCGCCCAGGTGAGGAAGGCGGTCATCGCGAGGACCGCGAACAGGCCGACCAGCCACAGCGGCGTACGACGACCGCGACTGACCAGCAGCGCCGACGCGGCGGTGCACACGGCGAGCAGCACGACCAGGGTCACGACCGTGGCCGTCGACGGCAGGGTGATCTCGGGCAGGTCGAAGAAGTCGGTCTCGGCGGCCAGCTGGAAGGTGGTGTCGCCGGAGCGGGCACCCAGCGCGACGAGCAGCGCGACCAGGATGGTGACGACGCCCAGCATGATCGGGGCCTTGAGCGCGGTCCGCAGCGGGACGGCGACCGGCTCGGCGGCGTCGTCGATCGGGACGGGGACCTTGGCGGTCGTGCTCATGCCGTCGCCTCCTTCGGCAGCCGGAAGATAGCTCGCACCAGCGGGGGAGCGGCGATGAACAGGACGATGAGCGACTGGATGACCAGGACGATCTCGACCGGGATGCCCTCGGCGGCGGCCATCGAGAAGCCGCCCGCCTTGAGCGCGCCGAACAGGATGCCGGCGGCGAGGATGCCGAGCGGCCGGGACCGGCCGAGCAGGGCGACGGTGATGGCGTCGAAGCCGATGCCGGCGTCGAGGTCGACGGTGACGCCGCTGGTCGTCGTACCGAGGATCTGGTTGACGCCTGCCAGGCCGACCAGGCCGCCGGCGATCAGCATGACGACGAGATAGGTGCGGCCGACGTCGATGCCGGAGGCACGGGCGGCGTCGGGGTTCTCGCCGACGGCCCGGAACCGGAAGCCGAGGGCCGACTTGTTGAGCAGCCACCACACGACGGCGACGGCCACCAGCGCGAGCAGGAAGCCGGCGTGCAGGTTGAAGCGGTCGCCGAGCAGCTTGGGCAGGATCGCCGACTCGGGCATCGGCTCCGACTTCGGGTTGAGCGAGCCGGGCGCCTGGAGCAGGCCCTGCTTGGAGAGGGCGTAGAAGACCAGGTAGTAGCCGACGTAGTTGAGCATGATCGTGACGATCACCTCGTGGGCGCCGCTCTGGGCCTTGAGGAAGCCGGCGATGCCGGCCCACAGCGCGCCGGCCAGGGCGCCGGCGAGGATCGCCAGCGGCAGGTGCAGCACGATCGGCAGGTCGGCGTTGACGCCGACCCAGCCGGCGGCGGCGCCGGCCAGCAGCATCTGGCCGCGGCCGCCGATGTTGAACATGCCGGCCCGGAAAGCCAGGCCCACGCCCAGGCCCGCGAGGATCAGCGGGCCGGAGAACTTCAGGGTCTCGGTGAGCGGGCGGATCCGGCCCTGGAAGCCCTCGAGGTTGGTGTTGTAGACCGCGCCGCGGAACAGCGCGGTGTAGGCGTCGGTGATCGAGGTCCACACCGCGTTGAAGAAGTCGCCCGGGCGCGCGCCGATGTAGCCGGCGGTCTCGCGGACGTTCTCGTCGGTGAGCAGGATCATCAGCGAGCCGACGACGACCGCGAGGAAGACCGACAGCACCGCCACCATCGCGTTGCCGGCCACGATCTCCCGCAGGACGCCGTCGAAGCGGCCCGGCTCCCGGGGCCCGGGCTGCTCGGCCGGGGCCGGCTCCTCGACGGGAGCCGGCGGGGTCTGGTCGTTG contains:
- a CDS encoding DUF3060 domain-containing protein, which produces MSRTTRALRTPAALVTATVATVASLALLPAPAHAAVTLDCTGGPVTIDDSTEDYTLTGACSAVILNGSNLTVSLTSATTVMVVGANVDVIASGALGPVVVTGSNSSVRATAAPSARVEASNVDLRIPALDKAVLVGSNNLVVGDQGAKVKVKGANNAVKYRKLRKVVVRGANNTVKVRAGKTKVRVKGANNVVRVHRRG
- a CDS encoding ABC transporter permease, translating into MSTTAKVPVPIDDAAEPVAVPLRTALKAPIMLGVVTILVALLVALGARSGDTTFQLAAETDFFDLPEITLPSTATVVTLVVLLAVCTAASALLVSRGRRTPLWLVGLFAVLAMTAFLTWAAAGESLTVIGLLGGSITLAVPLVFGALGGVLGERAGVVNIAIDGQLLFGAFAAAMVGTLVGSPWGGLVAAMLAGGLVALVLGFFAITYFVDQVIVGVVLNVLVIGLTSFLFSQVLTENPDKLNAPDHFSRLPIPVLGQIPVIGPVLFRQTILVYLMYAAVAVVAWALYRTKWGLRVRAVGEHPKAADTVGIKVNRTRYTTLLIAGLIAGAGGATYTLVSVPQFGEEMTDGAGYIALAAVIFGRWDPVRATLAALLFGFASNLQLALSVIGSPVPSQFMLMLPYVVTIVAVAGLVGASRAPAADGVPYRKG
- a CDS encoding ABC transporter permease, whose amino-acid sequence is MSTNDQTPPAPVEEPAPAEQPGPREPGRFDGVLREIVAGNAMVAVLSVFLAVVVGSLMILLTDENVRETAGYIGARPGDFFNAVWTSITDAYTALFRGAVYNTNLEGFQGRIRPLTETLKFSGPLILAGLGVGLAFRAGMFNIGGRGQMLLAGAAAGWVGVNADLPIVLHLPLAILAGALAGALWAGIAGFLKAQSGAHEVIVTIMLNYVGYYLVFYALSKQGLLQAPGSLNPKSEPMPESAILPKLLGDRFNLHAGFLLALVAVAVVWWLLNKSALGFRFRAVGENPDAARASGIDVGRTYLVVMLIAGGLVGLAGVNQILGTTTSGVTVDLDAGIGFDAITVALLGRSRPLGILAAGILFGALKAGGFSMAAAEGIPVEIVLVIQSLIVLFIAAPPLVRAIFRLPKEATA